The window ATGCTATTTTGGGCAAGATGACTGATGAACATCCTTTATGAATGCCtcgtttgttttttgtttcttgggtttGAGATAACATTCATGTTTGAAAGgtcaattttaaaaaaacaaatctggaATTATTTAATGTAGAGGTGAAATGAAGGTTGACAGTTTCAACTTCTCAATTTGATTATGTAAGTTGTTTGTAGAATTATGTTTAGAGGTGTactttatgatttttcttttatttatttacagtctTATTTATGTTCTGTTTAATATAGTTCAGTTCTggccataaaaatattttgcattaagGATGCTATTGTGAAAAACATTGAGCTGTCTAAATTCTTGCCAGATTATTCAATATGTGAGGAGAAAGAGctaattttcaaaaaaagtaTTACCTTCTGATTTGTAAGCATGAGGTGAGGTTAAAATTTAAGTATTGCTGACTTTAGCTTGCaaagctcatttaaaaatgaGACACAAACATATTCATGCTCCCTTTTTTCCAAACTGGTAAAGTTCAACATATATATAGGCAGCTTTTAACAATTCCGGGTTTGGAGTTtaggggggttttttttactaattCAGATTATTCACAGTTGAAACACTCAATAGAATAAGCTAAAATCACACATACAAATAAACCCCCATTGGtttaaaattttaagtattgCTCTTGAAGAGGAATTTACTCTGCACAGCAGGGTATAACAGATGTAATTAGTTCTGTTTCAGGTACCAATGTCACTGCAGTTGCATATATCAAAATCTAAATATTACTGGTACAAGAATATTTAGCCAAATGAGCAAAGTTTAGCAGAAATCGTAATAGAACACAAATCAAATAATTAcgatttttttttactattgctATGTTTATACTGTATTAAATATCAAATGCTCAGGACTGAACTAAATATTTAATCAGGTTATATTCTGAATGTGTTTCTGTTCTAATTTTGTCTGTAAGAGGATGCAAGTACATCACATAGATTAACTTGTCTCTGCACTTTCCATGTGTTTCAGTgattggaaaatacattttttttaacaaagctcTTTCCCAGACCagtgttttatttaattcttttattGCTGTTCTATATCTTTGTACGCTCTTTGCGGAAACAGATGGCTGCCACGGCTTTGTCAATGTAAAATCATTGCAATTTGTATAAAGTTCACATCAATCACTGACAAGTCTTAGGATAAGTTATATAGAACAGATTCTTGAAGTTAGTTCTTTACATTCATTAAGTAAAAACTGCAGTAGCAATGAACATGGTCAGCTCTCCACTGGACAATGCCTTATTATCATTCAGAAATACTGGCTTTCCTTAGAGAGAGCGTGTGCAGGGATGCATTCTCTCCCCCCCCGTGGCTCACAGTGGAGAATCTTGTATTACATGCTATTGTGTCTGAGAACACTTAGTTTACTGTAAGTGATACAGGTCCAGGGAACTTCATTCAGCGTTGTACTGTATTAGGGTTCTGTAACGCATGTTGAACTGGCACTACAAACTGTTTCAGGGCTTAAAGTAttgtaaataattttgtaaaaaaatacattgtttaacACAGCCCCAGTAGGACTTCTGCTATTTAAAATATGGTCAATTCTCCATGCAATGCCTAGAGATTAAAAATTTTGTACTCACTTATCCTTATAAAAAAACTACCAAAACAAAATCTGCAATTAATCAGATTTTGGAGAAATACATTGTTGACTTGGATCTCCATACCTCAtcaattaatataattaaaattgaAGGTAAGTAGAGATTAAAGGAACTACTTAGTAAGAAACAATTCCTCCTCCTGATTGTAAACAGTAACCTGTCCAGCAGATCATTCTTGTTGTAATGCAAGAAAACCTGGTATCTACCCTTTTCAGAGTCTTCTGTTTCCAATTTCCAGATGTTCATGGGTGTCTTGCATATCTGCCATTGCATACTGCTTGGGGTAATTGATGGTCAGGTGATAAGCAGATTGTGGAAAGGAGCAGACATCCCCTTAGAATTCTAAAAATTCCACCAAACCAACCATTGAACGGTGCATCCCCTATTTTGCATCCAGACACAATCTCTGGGTTGTCTTCATCCCTGGATTCCTGGTATGGGCAGCCCAAGAAACCAGGGCCTAAGGTGAGAACTCCAGACATCCCCAGGAGTACTCCTCCAAGTAGTAATAGCTGTTTCATTAGCTTCTGCTCTGCATCCTCCATCTTTAGGCAATCCAAACCAAGACTAGAGATCACAAGGCTCAGAAGTCCTAGTCCATTCGATGTACATACTAAAATCCTGGAAATCTTTAATTCTAGAGGCAAAGCTAGGACAGAATCAAAATCTTTATACTGTATTCCTCCTACATTTTGAACTACACAGGTTTGCCATGGTCCAAAGTTTCAGTACATTTCAGTCTAggttgagatttttttccagtctggTAAATAGTTAGAGGTACCAGTTAAAAATCCATCCTACTACAGACAACAGAAATTCAACTGACTGTAGCCTGTGTCTGAGCCAAGCTCCTTTTTAGCAGTCACAGCAGCACTAAACTGCTTGCTTTTGCAGTCATGGTTCTGCTCAATTCTTTGTCATACTGAACGTAAGCAAATGTTAAAACAAtgctttataaagcatgaactACTCCTCCCCCTCCTGCTTTGTGTTGCCTGGTTCCATGTGCAGTGTTTGGGGGATAGGGAGGTAGTAAGGTAAACCAGTAGCTGAAGGGTATGGCCACAGCTGGTCAAACCTTTCactaattttgtttttttaaaaaaagcatgtattttgcTTTCCATCAGTCTGCTAAAGCATTACAACAGTTCTGCTAATTTTAGCATCTCAAGTTTGTTACTAAACTAAGTTTTAATACCACATTGATACATTTCTGAGAGCAACTGAAGCGgtctgctttgtggcctgttaaATATAATGTGTTTGAAGTCAAACATGTTCAGAGCACCATGGTGCTGTAAGTGAATGGAGTTTAAGGAACCTCTGATAGCACGCATAATAATTCAATACATGATCTTCTTCAATACAggttaagtattttttttttttaaagcagcatttctcAGCCTATTTTTGGTGCATAAAGTATGCAGGTGCCAAAAATGCATAGAGTAACTTGTACGGGCAGCTTAAGGTGCTAGACTGGGAAAACACAACTTCTTTGATAAAAAGCATTCCCCTCATAACACCCCATGCACGAAAAGACATCTGCAAAGCTTGCTAGAATTTCAGAAACCTACAGTTTTCTTAGCACAACActttcaaatacacagaaaaacaatttgaTGCAATGCATGTATTTAGACTATTTAGGGTGTGAAAACACTCAAGTTGGTACATCACTGCATTAGGTAAGTGGATAATTGCAACAGGGAGTCAAGCTTTGAGGCTCATTTAATTGGTTGCATATGAAAAGGAAGCATACTTTGGTTAAAAGCCAAGCTGTAAGGGAACGTGCATATTCATTTTCAGGATTTTACAGTGCAGTGAGAAAGCAAAAGCACCTTTTCTGTGCAGTCTATGAAAATGTCAGCATTCTGCAGTGAAACAAAGTTTTAAACAGTTCTGCAGGTGAGAAAACATACCACCTTCCAATACCAATTATGGAGAAAACAGACATAAATTTAGGAAATCAGCTAGGTAACAAAGAGTCCTTTGAATTACTACTGGAACAAGCTCTGGCTTGCACTAGGGTTTGAAAAAGATAGGGCAGTCTTTCTGTACTACTTAAAACCTTCAATTTTAAGGCCTAGTTTCAGTTTCCAAGTGTTGACACTGATCTTGCTGTTCTGCTACTGCATAATGGACCGAAGATGGATGGACTTCAGTTGAACAGATTGTGCAATTAAGTAAGGCTCCTCCTAATAGAAGACAAAATCCAGCAAGCCAGCCAACAAATAATGCTTCCCCAAAATCCCACCTGGGAACAATATCTGGTATATTCTCATCCCAAAATTCCTGGACTGTGGAATGGGCAACCCAAGAAACTGGGACAATAGCTGTAATCCCCGATATCCAGAAGAGCATTCCTCCAAACAGCAACAGCCGTTTCTTTTGTTCCTGTTGTCTTTCACCAATTTTCAAACAGTCCAACCCAAATCCTGAGAGCAAGAGGCCCAAAAACCCCGATCCAttggaaaaaaacatcaaaatccTAGAAAACCTGAGCTCTGGAGGCAAAGCTAGGAAAGAATCGAAGTCCTTGCACTGCATTCCCCCTTCTTCCTGGACAACACAAGCTTGCCAGAGTCCCATGGTCCAGATCTCCAGTTCATTTAGTTCCAAGTTAAGGTTCTTCCACTGGGGTAAGTAGGTAGTGAGACAGGATAGGACCCATCCCAACAGAGAGAAGAGTATGCCACCTAACTGCATCATTGGTCGATAGACCAAGGCCATTATAAGAGCAGAGTCTTAAGAGCGTGAGGAGGAAGGTCTCCCCAGCAGTTCTGTAACAACGGCTACCTTGAGTGATGGTGGAAGCTATGATGACTTTAATTCTCTGCTGCCCCAAATATAAGCCCTTGCTATTAACCCTTTGTAGGTTCTGAAACACTTTTTTGTTCTTCACAAATATAAAGTTTCACATAAAGGACGAAGGACTTCACTAAACCATGAGTTAGGCTTTCCGATAAGGGTTTGATCTGTTACCTTCCAATTTGCTTGGTAAAATTATATCCCAATGCCTGATGATTACAAGCCTGAGGATGAACAAAGAGGGCTCTATGACCCCTCACCctaaaacacaacagaaatctTTGTGCTTCAATACGGATTAATTAGATTTTAAGTGGTGATAAAAAGTCAGCTCTGTGTGCAACAGGACTTCATTGTAATAGCTAAATTTGAGATTTCAGGGATGTAAATCAAGGCCTTGTAAAGAAAGGTAGACTGTTTGCCTATAATCTTTATTCTTAGACTTCCTCAACATACATAATGGCTTATCTTCCACTGCCCTGTTTCATGTCCCCAGCACTGTAAAAGACGCTTTGTAAAAGATCCTTATGTTTCACATTTTCTacattcatttcttttaaaatgggcTTTGTTTTGACTGATTCTTAAGGGGAAAAGGAGACGGGTATGGTGAAAGTACCATAGAAAATGAAATCCTAGACATCCCCCCACCATAATGAACCCAGGCAGATCATCAGCCAGCGTAAACTTTACCTGCCCCACGACTTCAGCAACACCATGGTAGCAGCTTACACCAGTTCAGAGTGTCCCCTTTCCTAGAGCCCATGTCCCAGATGGCACAGAGTGTATACACTTAGTGTCTAACAACACTTGGCACTCAATGCTCCCAGGGCCAGGAATGCCTAGTATCTTTCTGATCAAAGCAAGATATCATTATGCCATTACCCCATTAGGAAACCCTGCTCTTTTCCTGCTCTCATGTCAGCTACACTTGTGCTTGTCTACAGGGTCAGAAAGGAGAACATTAGTCTGCTATTCCCCTCCAAAGATGTAACAGCGTAGCCTGCATGGGAGGGAGCTGAGCAGTCTGAATACATACACACATCTACAACCCAGAAATGCTTTTCAGACTTTCTTGACTTAATTTCCTAGGTGTAATAATGTACTCATCTGCATATTTTAATCCTCCATTACTCAAAATGTCTATCAGGTGATGGAAAAACATAATGCTGCTTTTGAAGGTTTTCAAAATCCTGAAGGGTATCATTAAGAACTTTCACTGTGAGAAGATCTCCCTCATTTCTGTATTGAGTCTTCATTTCTAACCCTTGTGTTCTTTCTGTCACAAGCTGTGAAGAGCCAACACAAGGAAAGAAGATATATTTCCCTTTTGCTTGTGTACCAACCCAGTCCAGCCGCTTACACCTGGTCAAAAAATTACCACACACAAGAGCAGGAATCACCAAGGACATTACTGACAACTTTAGGAACAAACTGATGCAAGCAAGGCTCTAACTTTGGCCATCCACTaggcaaaagaaaaagtagtaagACAGACCCTGCACTCATTCGAACTCCAGAttgtattttcagatttggcagtgtgctttctctcccctttctctgttCAGAGCAAAAATGCTAGTTTTGGAAATCATCTCGACATTCAATGAGAAACTCCATAATGCCATTTGAATAATTCTTCAGATAAAAACAACTACACTTCAGGAGTGCTTCTGCTCATTCAGGGGCTACATGCTTATTTGACTTTAAAACCATGGTTACTGCCAGATTATTACTGGAAGCCTGTTGCGCTTCTCTTCTGTGAACATTtagtattttcttctctgctcttaATTCCAACAGTCAATACAGTGTGAGAGAGCAAGATCAGGTATGTGAAGTCCATTCATTCTGCCAATGTTGACCACAGCTGGAGCAGTATGCCAGCCTTTAAATTTTAGCAATCAGAAGCATTCAGACTGCTGCATCAGTAACATCTGCCAATTAAGTTCGGCAATTTACCATTAACCATGCACTAACTTAGAGCAAgcaacaagcaaagcctccttaTACTATCCTGTGAGAGATTGTAAAGGAATGCTTGTTCTTCcagcgggaaaaaaaaaaataggtaagaCTTGCCTTGTCGCTAGGCTAGTAACAAGGGCTTAAATGCCTTTACTTGGAACTTACTGATCTTATGAAAATCTCAGCAAATCCATAAACAACAAAAGGTCTCCAGCTGAACCGAGATATGCAAGTTTTTGGACTAGTAACTGCCTTAGGCCTATCGCCCTTGTCCTTTTTTCACACTTTTCCTCCCCACCGTTATTTATTTCTCTCACATCTAAAAATGTCTCATTCCCagaatattattattttggtAGACCTGTGCCTACATGGAAGGTACCATGTCAGAGTTACTGCAAAGCCTTAGGGCTAGAACTGGGTTCCCACCAGTTTCTGTGCTACTGCTCAGGGTGATTTGAAACATAAACCCACGGTGCGCCATTATATCGCAATAACAAAAAACATCTGCACAGCCTGAAACAACAGATCATCTCAAGGGGTTTCAGTGGAGATGGCCACTGCCCCCAAGCCAATGTGGCTGGGAAGCTGCCTGCCAGTGTCCTCCCCAGCCAGTGCCATGGGGACCAGGCGCAAGTGAGCTGCTCTGGGACAACTCTGCCCCTTCTCCTTGCCCTGCTCCCCTGGCCAGCCTCTGCAGTAAGGACTGTGCTTGTCTAACATCATCAGCCTGtcaagaaggaaaggaagagtggATACAGATGTCACTGACCAGTGTGCTTTGATGTAAGGAAGGTGAGGATTAATTTAGAGGGAGTTTTTACTGGGTTTAGTgcattctccccccccccccgttttttttatttttctctctagagACTTGAAAGACTGATGTATGTAACAGTCAGGGATACCATCCTACAGAGGCTTAAGCAGCTAAAATCATGTCAGTATCTGAGGAACTGAGCTGCAgagaagagagacttctggtcaaTTTGTGAGTGCCTGCCTCATGCAGGAGCCAGCATAGTCTCTCCAGAGCATCACCCCACTGAAGCCAGGCACTTGCCATAGCCACAGACTGGTACATCTGCCATTTGCCGCTGTTGACATTTGGCTGTTTCAGCAGCCAGCTCTGTGAGACATGCAGCTTTCACACCTCTCATTACAGACAATGCCCACAAAGAATATAGCACAGGTCATGATCAAGTTCCTACATTTTCAGTGATGCTGTTTGAAGTGTTGGAGATCACATCATTCATTCAAACTAACTCCAAGCATCATTTTGCAAACTGATTTTGACTAAAGCAGAATGGGGGTGGTCAGCATGCATATCAGTTTATGCAGGTAAGTGCATTCCCCATAAAACCATTTCAGGCTGAACACAAGGATTCTGAATCTTATTGCAAGTAATATATATTTTCCTCAAAACCTTTAGCACTACACTAACTCTTCTGGGAGCCTCCATGGCCAGAGATAGATATGCTAATACTCTAGCCCCTGCAAAGACTACTAGGGAACTGTTGTCTttacacagctctgcagcccacaCAGTTATCCAGATGTTTTATGTTCAGCCTAAGTGGAAAGAAATATCAGGTGCAGCACTTTGGGAGCTGATTAGGCAATTTAATCCCACAAAAAGCAGTCAGTGTATTATAACAGACTGACTCTTTCCTATACTTCCAGTTCCTTCATAAGGCATAAGCATGTTCATGTTGTGGCCTTCTTTATTCTTCTCCAGCGGTCCAAAAGTGCTCATCTGTGAAGTACAATTGTCTCCAATAGCATTCCCCAGACACTAACATCATTTTTGCTAAACTGAAGATCGTCACGGAGTTCCCTAAATATTTTGTTGCTCATTTAAATATCTAGTATTTTCATGAATCATTCACATGTATGTTCTTTAGATTCCCATCTTATAGATACATATGCAAAAAGATGGAAATAAGAGCCAGTGTATAGATTTTCTATAACTGAATGTTGGTTACAGCCAGTAAAACATATATGCTGTCAGAAGTTGGCAAGGGAGTGTCTTCAGCATCTTACTACAAGTGAGTTAATTCATTCAGCTTGGCAGTCTTCTGCTTTCTACCTTATTGCTTGGACTGGAAGTTGTGGCAGTTAGTATTTTCTTACCCAACTAAGAACTCATTTCTTTGTGATGCTGGATCTATCTTTTGGTTTTGCATATCTAATGTGCCCTTCAGCAAAACCAAAAGTTACCTCAAGGAAAGAACAGAACCCATACTGCTATCCATATTGACTTTCATTCAAGTGAActttgacaaaaataattatttgtattgGTAGACTGTAAAGCTTCAGGGTGCTTCAGAGAGAATCACAGTACAGAGAAGTTCTTCTCCCTGAATAATTAATTATCTGTGTGTCTCCAACCACTGAGACTCAAAAGCTTTGCAACAGAGTGATAGCAGGTAGAATCTAGCCTGCTAATGAAGTGGGCtgatttgaattttatttattactAAAGTTATTATGGTTCTTCTGTTTGATTTCTGCCTTGTTTCCCCCACTGAAATAACAGTACCAAGTTAAGTGCAGCCTCATATAGAACCGGAAGGGTAGATGTAGTGCTCATGTAAGAAGTCCAGTGAATCCAACTGACACAACATCCACAAATACTCCATGCTCCAGTGTATGAGTGGCACTGGCTGTTATACACCTGCTTGAACCCTAGTGCGATGTACAGTAGCGATCCTTAATTATGGACATTTTGAGGCCATTGTGAAAGCAGGGAAGAGAGGCAGCATGGAGAGGGGTAGGCCAGTGATCAAGATAATGACAATTTCcattttggaaggggaaaaaaataatttttaaacacacacacagttaGCTCATGGTGTCATTACACCTTCATAAAACATCTAAATAATTAGAGGTGATGATTTACAAGACTACATTATTTGTTTCTGTATTACATCTGAAGATAGTGTCCCTCAGTGAATGCTAGGACACTGCTAGAGCAAAGAAATCACAAATCAAACAGCTGAATATTTTGTGGAGAAGTTACAGCTGAAGGGGACAGTCCAGCAGAGACAAAGCAAATCATCACAAAGGCTATACCACCTCTTCTCATCCATCCTCCTTGATGCAGGCAGAGAATATGCCCCAGCAGTGCAGTCACTGCTGATGATTTTACACCGCTGATGTACCAGGGCCAGCATGCAGAGAGCAAGGCAAAGCTGGGGTGAGGGCAGCAGTGGAAGGGGAGGACTCAGTGAGCACATGAGCACCTCAGCACCTTCAGAAGAGCCAGGAAGTGGCTGCAGAACCTTCTCACATGGGAAAAAGGTAGAGGCATCGCAGGGCCTCTGAACAGGACCACAGGTAGGCATATTCCCACCTTTTCAGTATTGCAAGGACTACCCAACCCTACATACTTTCCCCTCTTCAAACACTGGATGCAATTCATTAAGCAACTTTAACAAGAGCCTATTATGTATGCAAAAGAAACGTATTTCTGGGAGCAAAAGACCTTGCTAACAGTTTCACTTCTGTAATATTAATCAAAAGCTTGAAATAAGATGTCATGTAGGATTAATGGCACTTGGACAAGATCTAGAAGGGAAAGGCACTGAAAGAGTTAAGCGCAGCAAGGTGAAACTGCCTATTTCTTCTTTAGGGACTTTTTCAAAAGACTGAAAGGAGAGATGGTAGATTTGCCATCATTATACTGGAAGAATAAAGAATGCTTTAAGGCTCAGTACTTCAACCTTTGCAGAAACTTTTCCATCACCATCCCAATCCAGACTTCAAAGTGAGGGTTGACTGGGTTAGAAAATTAGCCTTATTCTTCAGGGAACTATTTTTGATGTACTGTCAATACAGGAGATTACTGTAAGTACGAAAACTCATGTCACTTGAGCAGTGATTGGAATGTGATTTCCTTGAATGATGAAAgtctaagaaattaatttctgagctgTAAAATGTGTAGGCTTCTTTATCATTATCCATCCCTTATTATGAGATTCTGGTTTAATAGAGTGTTACACATATATTTCTATAATGGTCTTCATTTAACGCCTGCAAACAATTATTATAATaagctttctttcatttcttaagATGTGTTTCTTATTATCAGTAAACTTATGAGAAATTATTTGTGGAACCTACATAGGGATTGTTATTGCATGACAACAGGGATTACAAAGATAATAT of the Athene noctua chromosome 4, bAthNoc1.hap1.1, whole genome shotgun sequence genome contains:
- the LOC141959805 gene encoding claudin-22-like, giving the protein MALVYRPMMQLGGILFSLLGWVLSCLTTYLPQWKNLNLELNELEIWTMGLWQACVVQEEGGMQCKDFDSFLALPPELRFSRILMFFSNGSGFLGLLLSGFGLDCLKIGERQQEQKKRLLLFGGMLFWISGITAIVPVSWVAHSTVQEFWDENIPDIVPRWDFGEALFVGWLAGFCLLLGGALLNCTICSTEVHPSSVHYAVAEQQDQCQHLETETRP